In Plantibacter sp. PA-3-X8, one DNA window encodes the following:
- a CDS encoding cytidine deaminase, whose amino-acid sequence MSDTTTTPPIDWEALHTAAREAMGHAYVPYSRFPVGAAALVDDGRIISGCNVENASYGLTLCAECALVSALHMSGGGRLVAFACVDGKGERLMPCGRCRQLLYEHSTAGMLLDTVSGIRTIDEVLPDAFGPRQLEEYHA is encoded by the coding sequence GTGAGCGACACGACGACCACGCCGCCCATCGACTGGGAAGCGCTGCACACCGCGGCCCGGGAGGCGATGGGTCACGCCTACGTGCCCTACAGCCGGTTCCCGGTCGGCGCGGCTGCCCTCGTCGACGACGGCCGGATCATCTCCGGCTGCAACGTCGAGAACGCCAGCTACGGCCTGACGCTGTGCGCGGAGTGCGCGCTCGTCTCCGCCCTCCACATGTCGGGCGGAGGACGCCTCGTGGCGTTCGCCTGCGTCGACGGCAAGGGCGAACGCCTCATGCCGTGCGGCCGGTGCCGACAGCTGCTGTACGAGCACTCGACGGCGGGCATGCTGCTCGACACCGTCTCCGGCATCCGCACCATCGACGAGGTCCTGCCGGACGCCTTCGGACCCCGTCAACTCGAGGAGTACCACGCATGA
- a CDS encoding adenosine deaminase, which translates to MGSDEVPHLDGGLSGTVNPVTSADESPLSGVDLRALPKISLHDHLDGGVRPATIIELGEANGVDVPVSDPDGLADWFYTQCNAGSLVEYLKTFDLSTAVMQTEEGLVRIAREFVQDLAADGVIYGEVRWAPEQHLTRGLSLDAVVEAVQEGIELGIKDAAHSGSDIQIGQLVTAMRHADRALEIAELAVRHRERGVVGFDIAGAEAGFPASKHRLAFDYLAAELFPVTVHAGEADGIESIRSAMLDGRALRLGHGVRIAEDIFIERDDAESLYATLGPVAEWVRDRKIPLELSPQSNLQTGAIAAWGEELEDHPFDLLYQLDFAVTVNVDNRTMSDTSLTKELALLSEAFDYDLTDLETFQLNAAAATFQPLEIREALADRISEAFDEFLDDDED; encoded by the coding sequence ATGGGGAGTGACGAAGTGCCTCACCTCGACGGAGGGCTGAGCGGTACAGTGAACCCCGTGACCTCTGCAGACGAATCCCCCCTCTCCGGCGTCGACCTCCGCGCGCTCCCGAAGATCTCGCTCCACGACCACCTCGACGGCGGTGTGCGGCCCGCAACGATCATCGAGCTGGGCGAAGCGAACGGTGTCGACGTCCCCGTGTCGGACCCCGACGGCCTGGCCGACTGGTTCTACACGCAGTGCAACGCCGGCTCGCTCGTCGAGTACCTGAAGACCTTCGACCTCAGCACCGCGGTCATGCAGACCGAGGAGGGGCTCGTCCGCATCGCGCGCGAGTTCGTCCAGGACCTCGCTGCGGACGGCGTCATCTACGGCGAGGTGCGCTGGGCTCCCGAACAGCACCTCACCCGGGGTCTCAGCCTCGACGCGGTCGTCGAGGCCGTCCAGGAGGGCATCGAGCTCGGCATCAAGGACGCGGCCCACTCCGGCTCCGACATCCAGATCGGCCAGCTCGTCACGGCCATGCGGCACGCCGACCGCGCGCTCGAGATCGCTGAGCTCGCCGTGCGCCATCGTGAGCGCGGCGTGGTCGGGTTCGACATCGCCGGCGCCGAGGCGGGCTTCCCCGCCAGCAAGCACCGGCTGGCGTTCGACTACCTCGCGGCCGAGCTGTTCCCGGTCACCGTCCACGCGGGGGAGGCCGACGGCATCGAGTCGATCCGGAGCGCCATGCTCGACGGCCGTGCGCTGCGACTCGGCCACGGTGTCCGCATCGCCGAGGACATCTTCATCGAGCGCGACGACGCCGAGTCCCTCTACGCCACGCTCGGTCCCGTCGCGGAGTGGGTCCGCGACCGCAAGATCCCGTTGGAGCTCAGCCCGCAGTCGAACCTGCAGACCGGAGCCATCGCGGCCTGGGGCGAGGAGCTCGAGGACCACCCGTTCGACCTCCTCTACCAGCTCGACTTCGCCGTCACGGTGAACGTCGACAACCGCACGATGAGCGACACGAGCCTGACGAAGGAGCTCGCGCTCCTCTCCGAGGCGTTCGACTACGACCTCACCGACCTGGAGACCTTCCAGCTGAACGCTGCCGCCGCGACGTTCCAGCCGCTGGAGATCCGTGAGGCTCTGGCGGACCGCATCAGCGAGGCGTTCGACGAGTTCCTCGACGACGACGAGGACTGA
- a CDS encoding PTS sugar transporter subunit IIB, whose product MKIVAVCGSGVGSSAILKLNAERALERLDLEADVVAGDIESLGTTAADAQVILTSPELVERIGKTFADIVVIDNYFDLAELTEKLERAIG is encoded by the coding sequence ATGAAGATCGTCGCCGTCTGCGGTTCGGGGGTCGGCTCCTCCGCGATCCTCAAGCTCAACGCCGAACGCGCGCTCGAACGCCTCGACCTCGAGGCCGATGTCGTCGCCGGTGACATCGAGAGCCTCGGCACGACCGCGGCCGACGCCCAGGTGATCCTGACCTCGCCGGAGCTCGTCGAGCGCATCGGCAAGACCTTCGCCGACATCGTCGTCATCGACAACTACTTCGACCTCGCCGAACTCACCGAGAAGCTCGAACGCGCCATCGGCTGA
- a CDS encoding NAD(P)H-quinone dehydrogenase, whose product MAYEFERKQRVAIIGGGPGGYEAALAGAQLGADVTLVERTGVGGAAVITDVVPSKSLIATADAVGAIGEAADLGVQFFVRSETTGKPSRPEVAVNLAAVNKRLLGLARQQSEDMRASLIRAGVRIVNGQGRLDGPNEVIVSTDLSGGTDFDRIEADTVVVSVGASPRQLPSALPDGERILTWTQLYNLTSVPEHLIVVGSGVTGAEFASAYTALGSKVTLISSRDQVLPGEDADAAAVIENVFKRNGMTVLSKSRADSVTRTETGVVATLSDGRTVEGSHCLMAVGSVPNTAGIGLEEAGVQLTDSGHIRVNRVARTSVPNIYAAGDCTTFLPLASVASMQGRTSMLHAMGDAVNPTEIRNVAANIFTQPEIATVGWTQKQIEDGIAQGEIYKLPLAQNPRAKMMGIKDGFVKLFARTGSGTVIGGVIVAPKASELIFPLALAVEQRLNVDQVARAFTVYPSLTGSITDAARAMHIVE is encoded by the coding sequence ATGGCCTACGAGTTCGAACGCAAGCAGCGAGTGGCGATCATCGGAGGCGGACCCGGCGGGTACGAGGCTGCCCTCGCCGGGGCACAGCTCGGGGCCGACGTCACGCTCGTGGAGCGCACGGGCGTCGGCGGCGCGGCGGTCATCACCGACGTCGTCCCGTCCAAGAGCCTCATCGCCACGGCCGACGCGGTCGGGGCCATCGGCGAGGCGGCCGACCTCGGTGTGCAGTTCTTCGTCCGCTCGGAGACCACCGGGAAGCCCAGCCGTCCCGAGGTCGCCGTGAACCTCGCCGCCGTCAACAAACGGCTGCTCGGATTGGCCCGCCAGCAGTCCGAGGACATGCGGGCGAGTCTCATCCGTGCCGGTGTCCGCATCGTCAACGGTCAGGGGCGGCTCGACGGACCGAACGAGGTCATCGTCTCGACCGACCTGTCCGGCGGCACCGACTTCGACCGCATCGAGGCTGACACCGTCGTCGTCTCCGTCGGCGCGAGCCCGCGCCAGTTGCCCTCCGCCCTGCCGGACGGCGAGCGCATCCTCACCTGGACGCAGCTCTACAACCTCACCTCCGTCCCCGAGCACCTCATCGTCGTCGGCTCGGGCGTTACGGGCGCCGAGTTCGCCTCCGCCTACACGGCGCTCGGCTCGAAGGTCACGCTCATCTCGAGCCGCGACCAGGTGCTGCCCGGTGAGGACGCCGATGCGGCAGCGGTCATCGAGAACGTCTTCAAGCGCAACGGCATGACGGTCCTGTCGAAGTCGCGGGCCGACTCCGTCACACGGACCGAGACCGGCGTCGTCGCCACGCTCTCCGACGGGCGCACGGTCGAGGGTTCGCACTGCCTCATGGCGGTCGGTTCGGTGCCCAACACCGCCGGGATCGGTCTCGAGGAGGCTGGCGTGCAGCTGACCGATTCCGGGCACATCCGTGTGAACCGGGTGGCGCGCACGAGCGTCCCCAACATCTACGCCGCCGGTGACTGCACGACCTTCCTGCCGCTCGCGTCCGTCGCGTCGATGCAGGGTCGCACCTCGATGCTGCACGCGATGGGCGACGCGGTGAACCCGACCGAGATCCGCAACGTCGCCGCGAACATCTTCACGCAGCCCGAGATCGCGACCGTCGGCTGGACCCAGAAGCAGATCGAGGACGGCATCGCCCAGGGTGAGATCTACAAGCTGCCCCTCGCCCAGAACCCGCGCGCCAAGATGATGGGCATCAAGGACGGTTTCGTCAAGCTGTTCGCGCGGACCGGCAGCGGGACGGTCATCGGCGGGGTCATCGTCGCCCCGAAGGCCAGCGAGCTCATCTTCCCGCTCGCCCTCGCGGTCGAGCAACGGCTGAACGTCGACCAGGTGGCACGTGCCTTCACGGTCTACCCGTCACTCACCGGGTCGATCACCGACGCTGCGCGCGCCATGCACATCGTCGAATAG
- a CDS encoding DUF559 domain-containing protein: MVGHRGTLGPGDIVDLDGLPVTSVERTWCDLATVVPLPALIAAGDALLWFLDPRTSLDRLRQAVEEYPSRRGVVALRSAIPRLHDRCQSPKETELRLILEASALPKAEHNAEIVLHGSGRVVRGDVVFRVQRLVLEYEGDHHRTDRSQWRKDIARTEDLAHEGWTVMRLTADDLRRPSVLAERIRVRLGGPGRVEAVGR, from the coding sequence GTGGTGGGACATCGCGGCACCCTCGGCCCGGGGGACATCGTCGATCTCGACGGACTCCCGGTCACCAGTGTCGAGCGGACCTGGTGCGACCTCGCGACGGTGGTACCGCTCCCGGCATTGATCGCCGCCGGCGACGCCCTTCTCTGGTTCCTGGATCCTCGGACGTCCCTCGATCGGCTTCGTCAGGCCGTCGAGGAGTATCCGTCGCGTCGTGGCGTCGTCGCCCTTCGGTCGGCGATCCCGCGGTTGCATGACCGCTGCCAGTCGCCGAAGGAGACCGAGCTCCGGTTGATCCTCGAGGCGTCGGCGCTCCCGAAGGCGGAGCACAACGCCGAGATCGTCCTCCACGGCTCCGGGCGAGTGGTCCGGGGCGATGTGGTGTTCCGTGTCCAGCGTCTGGTCCTCGAGTACGAGGGAGACCATCACCGGACCGACCGGTCGCAATGGCGGAAGGACATCGCGCGCACGGAGGACTTGGCACATGAGGGATGGACGGTGATGCGCTTGACTGCCGACGACCTCCGCCGACCGTCGGTGCTCGCGGAGCGCATCCGGGTGCGCCTCGGCGGCCCCGGCCGAGTTGAGGCGGTTGGTCGTTGA
- a CDS encoding ABC transporter permease, translating to MSGFTLDKQTPQPAPDAPIVLETVVVRSWKAPIAFGIFTVIAFLLFVIWHRDGNSTFRLSSDGDVIQLPTVVLPSTVTGIVVTILLAAITALSAYLVTTGKKVPLWLITVFGVLFMVGFLSWAAAGKAIPITGLLLGTVALSVPLIFGALGGVISERVGVVNIAIEGQLLAGAFSSAFVASVTGNAFLGLVAAMIAGTLVSFLLAAFSIKYLVDQVIVGVVLNVLVVGLTSFLYSQVLTKNEALFNSPPKFPRINIPILSEIPLIGPVLFRQTIIIYLMYIAVAVVFFCLFYTRWGLRLRAVGEHPQAADTVGINVNRTRFWNVALAGAIVGLGGAYFTLGSVGAFNKEMTAGAGYIALAAVIFGRWDPLKATLAALLFGFTQNLQFALSAIGSPVPSAFMLMLPYVVTIFAVAGLVGISRGPAAAGKPYVKG from the coding sequence ATGAGTGGATTCACGCTCGACAAGCAGACGCCGCAGCCGGCTCCCGACGCCCCGATCGTCCTCGAGACGGTCGTCGTCCGGAGCTGGAAGGCCCCGATCGCGTTCGGGATCTTCACCGTCATCGCGTTCCTGTTGTTCGTCATCTGGCACCGCGACGGCAACAGCACGTTCCGGCTCTCCAGCGACGGCGACGTCATCCAGCTGCCGACGGTCGTGCTCCCGTCCACGGTCACCGGCATCGTCGTCACGATCCTCCTGGCCGCCATCACGGCACTGAGCGCGTACCTCGTCACGACGGGCAAGAAGGTCCCGCTCTGGCTCATCACCGTGTTCGGTGTGCTGTTCATGGTCGGGTTCCTGTCGTGGGCCGCCGCGGGCAAGGCGATCCCGATCACCGGGCTCCTGCTCGGCACGGTCGCCCTGAGCGTCCCGCTCATCTTCGGTGCGCTCGGCGGCGTCATCTCCGAGCGGGTCGGCGTCGTGAACATCGCGATCGAGGGCCAGCTGCTCGCCGGCGCGTTCTCGTCCGCCTTCGTCGCCTCGGTGACGGGGAACGCCTTCCTCGGGCTCGTCGCGGCGATGATCGCCGGCACGCTCGTGAGCTTCCTGCTCGCGGCGTTCTCGATCAAGTACCTCGTCGACCAGGTCATCGTCGGTGTGGTGCTCAACGTCCTCGTCGTCGGACTCACGAGCTTCCTGTACTCGCAGGTACTCACGAAGAACGAGGCGCTCTTCAACAGCCCGCCGAAGTTCCCCCGGATCAACATCCCGATCCTCAGCGAGATCCCGCTCATCGGGCCCGTGCTGTTCCGCCAGACGATCATCATCTACCTGATGTACATCGCCGTGGCCGTGGTCTTCTTCTGCCTGTTCTACACGCGCTGGGGCCTCCGCCTCCGCGCCGTGGGTGAGCACCCGCAGGCGGCCGACACCGTCGGCATCAACGTGAACCGGACGCGATTCTGGAACGTCGCGCTCGCGGGCGCGATCGTCGGCCTCGGTGGGGCGTACTTCACCCTCGGCTCGGTCGGTGCGTTCAACAAGGAGATGACGGCGGGTGCCGGCTACATCGCGCTCGCAGCGGTCATCTTCGGACGCTGGGACCCGCTCAAGGCGACGCTCGCCGCGCTGCTGTTCGGCTTCACGCAGAACCTGCAGTTCGCGTTGAGTGCCATCGGCTCCCCGGTGCCGAGCGCGTTCATGCTCATGCTCCCGTACGTGGTGACGATCTTCGCGGTCGCCGGACTCGTCGGCATCTCCCGCGGACCGGCAGCCGCAGGCAAGCCCTACGTGAAGGGCTGA
- a CDS encoding thymidine phosphorylase, translating to MSSVEAFDVVDLIRTKRDRGELSTPQIDWLIDAFTRGYVADEQMSALAMAILLNGMERREIRDLTMAMIASGERMSFASLDKPTSDKHSTGGVGDKITLPLAPLVAVFGVAVPQLSGRGLGHTGGTLDKLESIPGWRAALTNDEMMAQLADVGAVICAAGSGLAPADKRLYALRDTTGTVEAIPLIASSIMSKKIAEGTGALVLDVKFGSGAFMQDYERAEELARTMVALGTDAGVATTALLTDMNVPLGLAIGNANEVRESVEVLAGGGPADVVELTLALAREMLTLAGQPDADVEGALADGRAMDVWKRMIRAQDGDPDAPLPVAKETHVVTASRNGVLATQEALPFGIAAWRLGAGRARQQDPVIHAAGIDLHAKPGDEVRAGQPLFTLSADDAARFPRALKALDGAYTIEDTAPPRGPIVRARIEA from the coding sequence ATGAGTTCCGTAGAAGCATTCGACGTCGTCGACCTCATCCGCACGAAGCGCGACCGCGGCGAGCTGTCGACGCCGCAGATCGACTGGCTGATCGACGCCTTCACCCGCGGCTATGTCGCCGACGAGCAGATGTCGGCGCTCGCGATGGCGATCCTGCTGAACGGCATGGAGCGGCGCGAGATCCGCGACCTCACGATGGCGATGATCGCGAGTGGCGAGCGGATGAGCTTCGCATCGCTCGACAAGCCGACCTCGGACAAGCACTCGACGGGCGGCGTGGGCGACAAGATCACCCTGCCGCTCGCCCCGCTCGTCGCCGTCTTCGGCGTCGCGGTGCCGCAGCTGTCGGGCCGCGGGCTCGGGCACACGGGTGGGACGCTCGACAAGCTCGAGAGCATCCCCGGCTGGCGTGCGGCGTTGACGAACGACGAGATGATGGCGCAGCTGGCGGACGTCGGCGCGGTCATCTGCGCCGCCGGCTCCGGTCTCGCCCCGGCCGACAAACGTCTGTACGCCCTGCGCGACACGACGGGCACGGTCGAGGCGATCCCGCTCATCGCGTCGAGCATCATGTCGAAGAAGATCGCCGAAGGCACCGGGGCGCTCGTCCTCGACGTCAAGTTCGGCTCCGGCGCGTTCATGCAGGACTACGAGCGCGCCGAGGAACTGGCGCGCACGATGGTCGCGCTCGGGACGGACGCCGGTGTGGCGACGACAGCACTGTTGACGGACATGAACGTCCCGCTCGGCCTCGCGATCGGCAACGCGAACGAGGTCCGCGAGTCCGTCGAGGTCCTCGCGGGTGGCGGTCCGGCGGACGTCGTCGAGCTGACCCTCGCCCTGGCGCGGGAGATGCTGACGCTCGCCGGGCAGCCGGACGCTGACGTCGAGGGCGCCCTCGCGGACGGTCGGGCCATGGACGTCTGGAAGCGCATGATCCGCGCACAGGACGGCGACCCGGACGCACCGCTGCCGGTCGCCAAGGAGACCCACGTCGTCACGGCGTCGCGCAACGGCGTGCTGGCGACGCAGGAGGCACTGCCGTTCGGCATCGCGGCCTGGCGCCTCGGTGCCGGTCGGGCCAGGCAGCAGGACCCGGTCATCCACGCGGCGGGCATCGACCTGCACGCGAAGCCGGGCGACGAGGTCCGGGCCGGACAGCCGCTCTTCACGCTGAGCGCCGACGATGCAGCACGCTTCCCGCGGGCGCTCAAGGCCCTCGACGGTGCGTACACGATCGAGGACACCGCGCCCCCGCGCGGCCCCATCGTCCGGGCTCGCATCGAGGCCTGA
- a CDS encoding phospho-sugar mutase: MSEATSLLATAEAWLAQDPDDETRAELAGLVERARVSDDVAVAELHDRFDTRLQFGTAGLRGRIEAGSNRMNRVLVSQAAAGLAAYLIEQAPEGVTPSVVIGYDGRKNSAVFASDTAELMAGAGVRAILLPRLLPTPVLAFAVRFFDASAGVMVTASHNPPADNGYKVYLGGEHDGSQIVSPADAAIAAHIGRIAETALVQDLPRNDGFEIAGEDVVDAYVAETAAVAPAPAGGQLRVVYTAMHGVGWETTRRVLETAGYPAPELVTEQIDPDPTFRTVSFPNPEEPGALDLSFATARAVGADLIIANDPDADRLAIAIPDDAAPSGFRRLTGNEVGLLLGWRAAQAARAALDGDAAPEGTLACSIVSSPALRIVAEAHGLEFRETLTGFKWISRTPGMVFGFEEALGYLVNPGTVRDKDGISAAVAFLGLATASAQAGESVAGLLDRFADTFGSFGSDQISIRYAELSRIGEVMSGLRALPPTELAGARVTRIDDLADGFEALPPSDVLRVWLDDGTRVMIRPSGTEPKLKVYVDVQSADGDAAERAATVTARLAALRTDLTALVS; this comes from the coding sequence GTGAGCGAGGCGACGAGCCTGCTCGCGACCGCCGAGGCCTGGCTCGCCCAGGATCCCGACGACGAGACCCGGGCCGAACTGGCAGGCCTCGTCGAGCGCGCCCGGGTGTCCGACGACGTGGCCGTCGCCGAGCTGCACGACCGCTTCGACACCCGACTGCAATTCGGCACTGCCGGGCTCCGCGGTCGCATCGAGGCCGGCTCCAACCGGATGAACCGGGTCCTCGTGTCGCAGGCCGCGGCCGGGCTCGCCGCCTACCTGATCGAGCAGGCGCCGGAAGGGGTGACGCCGAGCGTCGTCATCGGATACGACGGCCGGAAGAACTCCGCCGTGTTCGCCAGCGACACCGCCGAGCTGATGGCCGGTGCCGGTGTCCGCGCAATCCTGCTCCCACGGCTCCTCCCGACGCCCGTCCTCGCGTTCGCCGTGCGGTTCTTCGACGCCTCCGCCGGAGTCATGGTGACCGCGAGTCACAATCCGCCCGCCGACAACGGCTACAAGGTGTACCTGGGCGGTGAGCACGACGGGTCCCAGATCGTCTCCCCCGCCGACGCGGCCATCGCCGCCCACATCGGGCGCATCGCCGAGACGGCGCTCGTCCAGGACCTCCCGCGCAACGACGGGTTCGAGATCGCGGGCGAGGACGTCGTCGACGCCTATGTCGCCGAGACCGCGGCCGTCGCACCCGCCCCGGCGGGCGGCCAGCTGCGCGTGGTCTACACGGCCATGCACGGCGTGGGTTGGGAGACGACCCGACGCGTCCTCGAGACCGCCGGTTACCCGGCACCGGAACTCGTCACCGAGCAGATCGATCCCGATCCCACCTTCCGGACCGTCAGCTTCCCGAACCCGGAGGAGCCGGGCGCACTCGACCTGTCCTTCGCGACGGCGCGAGCAGTCGGCGCCGACCTCATCATCGCCAACGACCCCGATGCCGACCGCCTGGCGATCGCGATCCCCGACGACGCGGCGCCGTCGGGGTTCCGTCGACTCACCGGCAACGAGGTCGGTCTCCTCCTCGGCTGGCGGGCCGCCCAGGCCGCCAGAGCCGCACTCGACGGCGACGCGGCACCCGAGGGCACGCTCGCGTGCTCGATCGTCTCCTCCCCCGCCCTGCGCATCGTCGCCGAGGCGCACGGCCTCGAGTTCCGGGAGACGCTCACCGGGTTCAAGTGGATCTCCCGGACGCCGGGCATGGTCTTCGGCTTCGAGGAGGCCCTCGGCTACCTCGTGAACCCCGGGACCGTGCGCGACAAGGACGGCATCTCGGCCGCCGTGGCGTTCCTCGGTCTCGCGACGGCGTCGGCGCAGGCGGGCGAGAGCGTCGCGGGGCTCCTCGACCGGTTCGCGGACACCTTCGGTTCCTTCGGCAGCGACCAGATCTCCATCCGCTACGCGGAGCTCAGCCGCATCGGCGAGGTCATGTCCGGGCTCCGGGCACTCCCGCCGACGGAGCTCGCGGGAGCCCGGGTGACCCGGATCGACGACCTCGCCGACGGCTTCGAGGCGCTCCCGCCGAGCGACGTCCTGCGCGTCTGGCTCGACGACGGCACCCGGGTCATGATCCGGCCGAGCGGCACGGAACCGAAGCTCAAGGTGTACGTCGACGTCCAGTCCGCCGACGGCGACGCCGCCGAGCGGGCGGCGACGGTCACCGCGCGGCTCGCCGCGCTGCGGACGGATCTCACGGCGCTCGTCTCCTAG
- a CDS encoding purine-nucleoside phosphorylase, translating into MSETSANPLDLSDVDPFEIAREAAGQIAEKTGVERHDIALTLGSGWGKAADLIGETTATIPASEIVGFSKPALEGHVGTLRSVLLPSGKRALVIGARTHYYENHGVRRVVHSVRTAAAAGAGIMVLTNGAGGIKDHWTPGTPVLISDHINLTADSPLEGATFIDLTDLYAKRLRDIAHSVAPELDEGVYTQFRGPHYETPAEVQMAKAIGGHIVGMSTALEAIAARQAGMEVLGMSLITNLAAGIQQTPLSHAEVIEAGQAAEPVISKLLAQIVAAL; encoded by the coding sequence ATGTCCGAAACCTCTGCGAACCCACTCGATCTGTCCGATGTCGATCCCTTCGAGATCGCCCGCGAAGCCGCCGGCCAGATCGCTGAGAAGACCGGCGTGGAACGCCACGACATCGCACTCACCCTCGGCAGTGGCTGGGGCAAGGCGGCCGACCTGATCGGCGAGACGACGGCGACGATCCCGGCCTCCGAGATCGTCGGCTTCTCGAAGCCGGCGCTCGAGGGCCACGTGGGCACCCTGCGCTCGGTCCTGCTCCCGAGCGGGAAGCGTGCGCTCGTCATCGGCGCCAGGACGCACTACTACGAGAACCATGGTGTCCGTCGTGTCGTGCACAGCGTGCGGACGGCCGCTGCGGCCGGCGCGGGCATCATGGTGCTGACGAACGGCGCAGGCGGCATCAAGGACCACTGGACGCCCGGCACGCCCGTGCTGATCAGCGACCACATCAACCTCACGGCCGACTCGCCGCTCGAGGGCGCGACGTTCATCGACCTCACCGACCTCTACGCCAAGCGGCTGCGGGACATCGCGCACAGCGTCGCTCCGGAGCTCGACGAAGGCGTCTACACGCAGTTCCGCGGACCGCACTACGAGACCCCGGCCGAGGTCCAGATGGCGAAGGCGATCGGCGGCCACATCGTCGGCATGTCGACCGCGCTCGAGGCGATCGCCGCACGTCAGGCCGGCATGGAGGTCCTCGGGATGTCGCTCATCACCAACCTCGCCGCCGGCATCCAGCAGACGCCGCTCAGCCACGCCGAGGTCATCGAAGCCGGCCAGGCGGCCGAGCCGGTGATCAGCAAGCTCCTCGCGCAGATCGTCGCGGCCCTGTGA
- a CDS encoding PTS sugar transporter subunit IIA produces MPLPELSEASVALHVEADDWREAIRVAGALLSDTHATDAAYTQRMIDVVEEFGAYVVIAPGLALAHARPGADVHDDALVVATLAAPVRFGHPHNDPVSVVLGLAVTTAESHVGWVAEIANVFNDETAIPRLAAATTLDEVRAVFGASPLSIGDQA; encoded by the coding sequence ATGCCACTCCCAGAACTGTCCGAAGCCAGCGTCGCGCTCCACGTCGAAGCCGACGACTGGCGCGAGGCGATCCGCGTAGCCGGAGCGCTGCTGTCCGACACCCACGCGACGGACGCCGCATACACCCAGCGGATGATCGACGTCGTCGAGGAGTTCGGCGCATACGTCGTGATCGCGCCGGGCCTGGCGCTCGCGCACGCCCGACCGGGTGCCGACGTCCACGACGACGCCCTCGTCGTCGCGACCCTGGCTGCTCCGGTGCGGTTCGGACACCCCCACAACGACCCCGTCTCGGTGGTCCTCGGCCTCGCCGTCACCACCGCCGAGTCGCACGTGGGCTGGGTGGCGGAGATCGCCAATGTCTTCAACGACGAGACCGCCATCCCGCGGCTCGCAGCGGCCACGACGCTCGACGAGGTGCGCGCCGTGTTCGGTGCGTCCCCCCTGAGCATCGGAGACCAGGCATGA